The DNA sequence TAGGCGATCGTGTCCATCACCGATTGCCGGTCCTGATACGGCATGCCGATGAAGTACCAGATCATGATGCCTTTCACACCGGCGTCCAGGGCGCGCGGGATCCATTCCTCCATCTGCGCCATGGTGTAGTTTCCGCGGCCGGCCGCCTTGCTGATCCGCAGGTCGTGGGATTCCGGGGAGAGCATGATGTAGGAATCCGTCGACTCGCCCATTTTCCGGAGGATGTCGGGCGGCGTCAGGCTGAACTGCTCGAAATGGACACTCTTGTAGCCGAGTTCTTTCACGGCGTCCAGGTACTGGTGCATCCGCGTTCTGTTCTCGGAATAGCACTGGAGGGCGTAGATCGAGGTGCGCTTGGCGGCCTCTCCCATGGTGCGGAGTTCGGCGACGACGAGGTCGTTGTCCTTCTGCACGAGCGTTCTGCGGACGCCCATGATATTGCGGTAGGCGAACCGCGATCCGCCGCACCAGCCGCAGTCGTGCGCGCAGCCGGTGTTCGGCAGGGTCATGATGAGCTTGGACGCCGACGGCCCTCCGTCGGCCGCCTCGCGGTAGTACGACCAGTCGTTGCGCACGTTGTTGTAGTCGCTGTCCGGCGTGTGGGAGAAACCGGTGGCCCGGACCTCGCCGCCGTCCTTGTACAGCAGGTTCGGAATGGAGCGGAAGTCCCTGTCCCCCTGCCGGACCCGGGTGACCAGCTCGGTGACCGGGTCGAGGGTGTCGTACCCCTGGACGACGACGTCGACGCTGGGGTACCGGATCAACTCGTCGGCGTAGTACGTCGCCGAGATGCCGCCGAAGATGGTGAGCGCCTCGGGGTGCACTTCCTTCACGAGAGCGGCGAGTTCGACCGAGCCGTGGCAGTGCGCCATCCAGTGCAGGTCGAACCCGAAGATCGGCGCCTCGAAGCGGGCGAGCAGCCGGCGCACGTCCAGGCCCGGATGCATCAGCATCAGCGAGGCGACGTTCACGATCTTCGTCTCGAAACCGTGGTCGGCTAATCGCTGCTTTATCGAGAACCAGCCGATCGGGTAAATCTCGTAGACGGACGTGACGTTCACGCTGTCACTGTCGCTGAGATAAGCGAACAGCATGTCGTCGCGCTCACGGAAGTCGAAGACGCTGGGCGCGTGCAGAAGAAAGAGATCGGCCTCTAATCGCGAGGTGGACGGCTGATCCATGACAACCATTCACGGCCTCCGCTGGCTCACCGTTCGCCCGGCAAGAGGTCATCATGGTTTCTTCCGGCCGAAAGGTTTGTCAAGGGCCGGTCGGGAGGCCGCTATTCGATCTCTTTACTCTTTCCTGCCTTCTGTCGGTTCCGCCGTCCAGGACGGCCGGAAACATCACGTACGGCGTGTACACGAGAGGAAAGCTGTCAACGGGCGTATCGGCGCATGCGATAGCGCAGTCCGGAGGCGGCGGCGGACGACTGCCAGCCGGTGTCCTCCGTGGCCGTCCACGACCCGTCCACGGCGGGCGCGTACGTGTCGCCGTCCACCGCCACGTCGACCTCGGTCACCGCGAGCGCCGTGGCGTACTCCAGGGCCGCCCGGTAGATCTCGCCGCCGCCGATCACCCACACCTCAGCGGGCGTGGGCGCGTCCTGCGCCCCGTCCGCCGCGAGCCGCAGCGCCTCGGCGACGGACCCGGCGCGGTCCGCGCCGCCGGCCGCCCAGTGCGGGTCGCGGGTGACGACGATGTTGCGCCGGCCCGGCAGGGGACGGAACCGCGGGGGCAGCGAATCCCACGTCCTGCGCCCCATCACGACCGGATGGCCGAGGGTGACGGCCTTGAAGTGGGCCAGGTCCTCGGGCAGGTGCCACGGGATGGCGTTGCCCGCGCCGATCACACCGTCGCGGGCCTGCGCCCAGATCAGCCCGACCGTCGTCCGCCCGCCGCTCGTCCCACCGTTGCTCGTTCGGCCACCGCTCGTCCGGCCGCCGTCCGCCGACGCGTCGCTCATACCGCGACCGGGGCCTTGATCGCCGGATGGTGCCGGTAGTCGACCACCTCGACGTCGGAGTACGCGTAGGAGAAGAGCGAGTCCGCCTGCCGCAGCCGCAGCGTGGGGAACTCGAACGGGGTGCGCGAGAGCTGCTCGGTCACCTGCTCGACGTGGTTGTCGTAGATGTGGCAGTCGCCGCCGGTCCAGATGAAGTCACCCGGTTCGAGCCCGACCTGCTGCGCCACCATGTGCGTGAGCAGGGCGTAGCTGGCGATGTTGAACGGCACACCGAGGAACAGGTCCGCGCTGCGCTGGTACAGCTGGCAGGAGAGCTTGCCGTCGGCCACGTAGAACTGGAAGAAGGCGTGGCACGGTGCCAGGGCCATCCTGTCCAGCTCGGCGACGTTCCAGGCGGAGACGATCATCCGGCGGGAGTCCGGGTTCCGGCGCAGCGTGTCGAGGACCTCGCTGATCTGGTCGATGTGCCGGCCGTCCGGGGCGGGCCAGGAGCGCCACTGCGCGCCGTAGACGGGACCGAGGTCGCCGTTCTCGTCGGCCCACTCGTCCCAGATGGTGACGCCGTGCTCCCGCAGCCAGCCGACGTTCGAGTCGCCGCGGAGGAACCACAGCAGCTCGTACACGATGGACTTGAGGTGCACCTTTTTGGTGGTGACCAGGGGGAATCCCTGGGAGAGGTCGTACCGCAGCTGGTGCCCGAAGACACTTCGGGTGCCGGTGCCCGTCCGGTCGGCCTTGGCCGTTCCGGAGGTGAGCACTAGCCGCAACAGGTCTTCGTACTGGGTGTCCGCCACGGGCGTCGATTCTACCGGCCGCCCGGACGGGACCACTCCCGGGACCACTCCACGGCCGTCGCGGTCCGACCGTCCGGAGGCGGGCCCACCGGGCGGGCAGGGGCACCTGGCGAGCGGGTCCACCTGGCCGGCGGCCGTCAGCCGGAAGTGCCGGCCGGGTGCCCGGCGCACAGCTCGGCGACGAGGTCCCGGGCGTAGCGCTCGTCCGTCCCGGGGACGGAGAAGACCACGCGGAAGTAGAGGGGTGCGACGACGCGGTCGAGCACCCGCTCCAGGGAGGGCGGCGTCTCCCCGCGGCCGGCGGCCGCCTCCAAGGGGGCGCCGAAGCGGGCGCTGACCCGTTCCAGGCAGGCGCGGAGGCCCGCCCTGCGCTCGTCCACGTCCGGCGCCACCTCGGCACGGAAGAACGCCACGCCTCCCGGCCGGGAGAGGTCGGCGAGCGTCCACACCGCCGCCCGCTCCAGGTCCTGGCGGAGGTCGCCGAGCAGCTCGGGCGCCTCCTCCTCCTGGCGGCTGTCCGCCACGTCCGCGAGCAGGGCCGAGGTCGTCCCCCAGCGCCGGTACACCGAACTGGGGTGGACGCCGGCGCGGCGCGCCACCGCCGGGACGGTCACCTTGTCGGCGCCGATTTCCCCGACGAGATCCACCACCGCCTGGTGGACGGCGGAGCGGATGCGGGCGCTCCGGCCGCCGGGGCGGCTGTCTTTGCTTTTGGCGGTCATCCCTCCACCTTAAAGCAAAGGATTGCGCTTTAGCGCCTCGCCTGCTTGAGTGGAATTAAAGCGAAGTTCATCGCCTTAACCGCAGCATCTCCGTGGAGGAGCCATGTCCCCGTACGAGACCGCCCACCGGCTCGGTGTCCGTTTCCACGCCTTCCTCAGCGCCGGCGACTGGGCCGGTATCCGAACGCTGCTCACCGACGACGCCACCTGGACACTGCCCGGCGACAACGCGATCTCCGGCACGGCGGAGGGGGCCGACGCGGTGGTGGAGCGGGCCGAGAAGATCGCGTCCTACGGCGTCGACTTCGAGCTGCTGCACATCCTCGTCAGCCGCGAGAACATGGCCCTGTCCCTGCACAACACCGCCCGCCGGGGCGACGTACGACTGGACGAACACCTGTCCACCGTCTGCCGTCTGCGCGACGGCAAGATCGCGGGGATCGAGACGTACCTGTCGGATGTCGACGGGATGAACGCCTTCTTCGTCTGAGCCGCTTCACTCCGCGTCGCTTCGTCCGCTGTCCCCGCCTCCCCCGTCAGCACCTCACCCCCACCGCCACCTCCCGGTGAATCGGCACCCCGGCCCCCCGCAGCGGCGTCCCCGACCCGCCCCTGCGTACCGCGACGATCTCCGCCGCGATCGACAGGGCCGTCTCCTCCGGCGTCCGGCCGCCCAGGTCGAGACCGATGGGCGAGCGGAGGCGGGACAGCTCCGCCTCCCCCAGCCCCGCCGCGCGGAGGCGGGCGAGGCGGGCGTGGTGGGTGCGGTGGGAACCCATGGCGCCGACGTAGGCGAGGGGGAGGCGGAGGGCGCGGACCAGGAGCGGGATGTCGAACTTCTCGTCGTGGGTCAGGACGCAGACGGCCGTGCGCGGGTCCAGGTGGCGCTGCCCGTCCAGGTAGCGGTGCGGCCAGTCGACGACAACCTCGTCCGCGTCCGGGAAGCGGGCGCGGGTGGCGAACACCGGGCGGGCGTCGCACACCGTGACGTGGTGGCCGAGGAACTTCCCGACGCGTGCCAGCGCCGCCGCGAAGTCGATCGCGCCGAAGACGATCAGGCGCGGCGGCGGGACGCTGGTCTCGATCAGCAGCTCGGCCGGCCGGCCGCAGTACGCGCCGTCGGCGACCGGCGTCAGGACGCCCGTACGGCCGGTGACCAGGAAGGCGGCGGCCTCGTCGGCCGCCCGCCGGTCGGCCGCCGGCGCCGTCGCCCGGTCGTCCGCCGTCGCCCGGTCGTTCGCCAGCGCCCTCGCCCGGTCGTCCGCCGTCGCCGTCGCCGCGCCGAGCGATCCCGAGAAGGCGCCGTCCGGGCGGACCAGGAGGGCGCCCGGTTCCGCGGCGGACAGGGAGCGGACCAGCGCCACGGCCTCCCCGCCCGCCGCCGCCGACAGCGCCGCCTCGTACACGCCCCGCCAGGGGTCCGCCGCCCGGACCGGCGTGATCAGGACCTCGATCACGCCTCCGCACGTCAGCCCCACCGCGAACGCGTCCTCGTCCGAGTAGCCGAAGCGCTCGCGCCGGGCGGAGCCGCTCTCCAGCGCCTCGCGGCAGAGCTCGTAGACGGCGCCCTCGACGCAGCCGCCCGAGACCGAGCCGATCGCCGTGCCCGCCGCGTCGACGGCGAGGGCGGCGCCCGGCTGTCTCGGGGCGCTGCCGTGGACGGCGGCGACGGTGGCGACGGCGAAGTCGCGGCCCTCCGCGCACCAGCGGTGCAGGTCTTCCGCGAGGTCCAGCATGACGGGTACCTCCTTCCTCTCGCTTCCTCTCGGCGTTGCCGGTCCCTATGTGACGCCCAGCCAGTTCTCGATGGGGTGCAGCGCGAAGTAGACCGTGAAGACCGCCGTCAGCACCCACATGAAGGCTCCCGGCTCCCGCCACCTCCCTTCGGCCGTTCTGATCGCGGTGTAGGCGATCACCCCCGCGCCGACCCCGGCCGTGATCGAGTACGTGAACGGCATGAGGACGACCGTGAGGAACGCGGGGACGGCCACCGCCCGGTCGTTCCAGTCGATGTGCCGCGCATGGCTCATCATCATCGCGCCGATGACCACCAGCGCCGCCGCCGCGACCTCCCCCGGGACCATCCGGGTGAGCGGGGTGAAGAAGAGGCAGGCGGTGAAGAGGAGGCCGGTGACGACGGACGACAGTCCGGTACGGGCCCCTTCGCCGACACCGGTCGCGGACTCGATGAACACCGTCTGGCCCGACGCGCCCGTGACGCCGCCGATCGCTCCGCCCGCGCCGTCGACGAGCAGCGCCCGGCTGAGCCCGGGCATCCGGCCGCGGTCGTCGGCGAGTCCGGCCTCCGTGCCGACGCCGATGATCGTGGCCATCGCGTCGAAGAAGCCGGCCAGGACGAGGGTGAAGACGATCACCCCGACGCTCAGCGCGCCGAGCGAGCCCCAGCCGCCGAAGGAGACGTCGCCGAGGAGGGAGAAGTCGGGCAGGGAGACGGCGCTGCCGTGGAGTTCGGGGGCGCCGGACTGCCAGGTGCCGGGGCCGGGGTCGGCGACGGCGTTGACCGTGACGGCCAGGACGGTGCCGGTCACGATGCCGATGAGGATGGCGCCCGGGACGTTCCGCGCCTGGAGCATGAAGACGATCAGCAGCGTCACGCAGAAGACCAGCACGGGCCAGCCGGCCAGCTCGCCCGCCGGGCCGAGGGTCACCGGCCCGCCGCCCTTGGCCGCGTGCACGAACCCCGCCTTCACCAGACCGATGAGGGCGATGAACATCCCGATGCCGATGGTGATGGCGTGCTTGAGCGCCAACGGGATGGCGTTCATGACGAGTTCGCGCAGCCCGGTGAGGACCAGCAGGACGATGACGCCCCCGTACAGCACGCACATGCCCATCGCCTGCGGCCAGGTCATGTGCGGGACCACCTGGCTCGACAGCACCCCGGAGACGCCGAGCCCGGCGGCGAGCGCGAGCGGGACCCTGCCGACGACGCCCATGAGCAGGGTGCAGACGGCGGCGGCCAGCGCGGTCGCCGTGATGAGGGCGGCGTGGCCGAGGGTGTGCCCGGACGCGTCCTTGCCGGACAGGATCAGCGGGTTGAGCAGCACGATGTAGGACATCGCCATGAACGTGGTGACGCCGCCGCGCACCTCGCGGGCGGGGGTGGAACCGCGTGCCGAGATCTGGAAGTACCGGTCGAGCCGGGCGAGCCGGGACCTGCCGGCCGGGGGACACGAGCCCGCGCTCGCGCCCGCGGCCGTGGCCGCCGGCTCCACGGATGGCTGCGTCATGGTGTCTGCCTGCTCCTTGGATGCCGGGCGGTGCGATGCCGGTGGGGTTGTGGGGGGGTGGGGGGTTGTGGGGGGGTGGGGGGTTGTGGGGGGCGCCCGCCTCGGCCGCTCTCAGCCCCCCGTCAGATGCTCCGGCCGCACCGGCACCCTCCGCAGCGCCAGCCCCGTCGCCTGCCGGATGGCGGCCACGACGGCGGGGGTGGAGGAGAGCGTCGGCGCCTCCCCCACGCCCCGCAGCCCGTACGGCGCGTGGGGGTCGGCGAGTTCGAGGACGTCGACGGGCATGGCCGGGGTGTCGAGGATGGTGGGGATGAGGTAGTCGGTGAAGGAGGGGTTGCGGACCTTCCCCGTGACCGGGTCGACCGCGATCTCCTCCATGACGGCCAGCCCCAGCCCCTGCGTGCTCCCGCCCTGGATCTGCCCGGTGACGGAGAGCGGGTTGAGGGCCTTGCCGACGTCCTGCGCGCAGGCCAGTTCGACGACCTTCACCAGGCCCAGTTCCGTGTCCACCTCCACCACCGCGCGGTGGGCGGCGAAGGAGTACTGGACGTGGCCGGTCCCCTGGCCAGTGCGGAGGTCGAACGGTTCGGTGGGCCGGTGCCGCCACTCCGCCTCCGCCTCGACGGGCTCCTCGCCCTCCAGGACGTCCGCGAGGGCCGCCAGTACCTCGCCCCCGTCGGTGACGATCTTGCCGTCCTCCAGCAGGAGTCCGGCGGTGGCCCAGGCCGGGTGGTACGTGCCGAACTTCGTCCGGCCGAGTACCAGGACGCGCTCGCGGACGGTCGCGCAGGCGTGCCGGACGGCGCCGCCCGTGACGTACGTCTGGCGGGACGCGGACGTGGAACCGGCCGATCCGACGCGGGTGTCGGCCGGGTGGATGGTCACCCGGGAGACGCCCAGTTCGGTCCGGGCGATCTGGGCGTGGACGGTGACGCCGCCCTGCCCGACCTCCGCCATCGCCGTGTGCACGGTGGCCACGGCCTCCCCTCCGGCGTACTCCAGCCGCACCCGTGCCGTGGAGTAGTCGTCGAAGCCCTCCGAGAAGCCGACGTTCTTGATGCCGACCGCGTAGCCGACCCCGCGCACGACCCCCTCGCCGTGCGTGGTGTTGGCGACCCCGCCGGGCAGCGCCCGCAGGTCGGGAGCGCCGCCGGCGGTCTCCCACTGCCGCTCGGGCGGCATCGGCATCGCCTGGACGCGGCGCAGCAGTTCGGCCACGGGGGCGGGCGCGTCGACGGGCTGCCCGGTCGGCATCACCGAGCCGTGGGACATGGCGTTGCGGCGCCGGAATTCGACCGGGTCGAGGCCGAGTTCGGCGGCCAGCCGGTCCATCTGCGCCTCGTAGGCGAAGCACGCCTGGACGGCACCGAAGCCGCGCATCGCGCCGCAGGGCGGGTTGTTGGTGTAGAGGGCCAGCGCCTCGACGTCGACGTTCGGGCACTCGTACGGTCCGACGGCGAGCGAGGCGGCGTTGCCGACGACGGCCGGGGACGACGAGGCGTACGCGCCGCCGTCCAGGACGATGCGCGCCGTGACGTAGAGGAGCCGGCCGTCGCGGTCGGCGCCGTGCTCGTAGCGGAGCTTGGCCGGGTGCCGGTGGACGTGCCCGAAGAAGGACTCGAACCGGTTGTAGACCATCTTCACCGGCCGGCCGGTACGCAGCGCGAGCAGGCAGGCGTGGGCCTGCATGGACAGGTCCTCGCGGCCGCCGAACGCGCCGCCGACGCCGGACAGCGTCATCCGCACCTTGTCCTCGGGCAGGCCGAGGACGGGCGCGATCTGCCGGAGGTCGGCGTGCAGCCACTGCGTGGCGATGTACAGGTCGACGCCGCCGTCCTCGGCGGGCATCGCGAGGCCCGACTCGGGCCCCAGGAACGCCTGGTCCTGCATGCCGACCTCGTACTCGCCGGTGACGACGGCCACCGCCCGGGCCTTCGCGGCGGCGACGTCGCCGCGCCGGACGGGCTGCCGGTGGACGATGTTGGGGTGCGGGACGTGGGCCGCGTGACCGTCCGTGCGGCCGGGGTGGAGGACGGGCGCGCCGGGGGCCGTCGCGCTCGCCTCGTCGGTGACGACCGGCAGTTCCTCGTACGCGACCCGGATCTTCGCGGCGGCGCGGCGGGCGGTCTCCGGGTGGTCGGCGGCGACGAGCGCGACCGGTTCGCCGTGGTGGCGGACGACGCCGTCGGCGAGGACGGGGGTGTCCTGGAGCTCCAGCCCGTAGCGGGTGGCGGCCGGGAGGTCGTCGTGGGTCAGGACGGCGTACACACCCGGGGTGGCCAGGGCCTCGGCGGCGTCGACGGACAGGATCCGGGCGTGGGCGTGCGGGCTGCGCAGGGTGTGGCCCCAGAGCATGTCCTCGTGCCACAGGTCGGAGGCGTAGGCGAACTCGCCGGTGACCTTGAGCGTGCCGTCGGGGCGGAGCGTCGACTCCCCGATGCCGCCGCGGGTGCGGCTGCCCTGGGTGAGCCCGGCGGCGGCGAGCCGACCGCGCCGTCGCGAGCCGGAGGCCGCGGGGCCTCCGGGGGCCGGGGCGTTCGCGGCGGGGGCGTTCGGGGCGGGGGCGTTCGCGGCGGAGGCGTTCGCGGGGGCGTTCGTGGCGGGGACGCCGGCCGGGTGGTCGTCTGCGGGTGTGCCGTCGGCCGAGTCGCCACCGGGAGCGGGCATCGACGGACGCGGGCCGGCCGTGGCCCCATCGGCCGTGCCTGTTCCGGTGAGGCGCCCGACAGCCATCGGCCGGCACCCCGCCGATTCGCCGACCGCACGCGCGCCAGCCGTCCTCGCAGCGCCAGCCGTCCTCGCAGCGGCAACCGTCCTCACAGCGGCAGCCGTCCCCTCACGAGGTCCCACGCCGGAGGACATCGCCCCGGCAACCGTCCGCTCAGGCAAGAGTCGTTCACGCACGGCTCAGCCCTCCCGTCCCATTCGGCCGCTCGCGTCACTGGCGTCGTCCCCGCCCCGCGCAGCGGCGAGGCGTACCGCGTCGAGGATCTTCTCGTAGCCCGTGCACCGGCAGAGGTTGCCGGAGAGGGCCTCGCGGATGTCCGCGTCGGACGGGTCCGGGTCGCGGGCCAGCAGGTCGTCGGCGGCGACGAGCAGGCCGGGGGTGCAGAAGCCGCACTGCACGGCGCCCGCGTCGACGAACGCCTCCTGCACCGGGGAGAGGTGCCCGTCCGGTACGCCCGCGCGGGCGGCCAGGCCCTCGACGGTGACGACGTCGCGTCCCTCCGCCTGACCCGCGGCGACCAGGCAGGCGCAGACCGGGACGCCGTCCAGGCGGACCGTGCACGAGCCGCATTCGCCCTGCTCGCAGGCGTTCTTGGAGCCCGGCAGGCCCAGGCGCTCACGCAGGACGTAGAGGAGGCTCTCGCCCTCCCACACGTCGTCGGCCCGCCGCTGCCGGCCGTTGACCGTCATGTTCACGCGCACAGCTCGTTCCCCTCTCCCGTCTCCCCCGTCGTCCCGTCCGTGTACTGCCGCCACGCCCAGCCGAGCGTGCGCCGGGCCATGACCCCCACCGCGCGGCGGCGGTAGGCCGCGCTGCCGCGCACGTCGTCGATGGGGTTGCAGGCGGCCGACGCGAGGGCGGCGAACTCCTCGGCGGCTGCGGCCGATACGGGCCGGCCGGTGTCCCAGCAGCGGCCCTCGTCGAGGGCGGCGGCCAGGAAGTCCTCCGCCGCCCGCGCCCGGACGGGCGTCGGCGCCGCCGAGCCGATGCCGGTGCGGACGGTCCGGGTGTCGGGGTGCAGGGCGAGGCCGAAGGCGCACACGGCGATGACCATCGCGTTGCGCGTGCCGACCTTGGCGAACTGCTGCGGCCCGGCGGCCTTCCGGATGCGCACGGCACGGATCAGCTCGTCGGGGGCGAGGGCGTTGCGCTTGACGCCGGTGTAGAAGGCGTCGACCGGTACGAGCCGGGTGCCGCGCACCGACTCCGCCTCCACCACGGCGCCCGCCGCGAGCAGCGCGGGGTGGGAGTCGCCGGCCGGGGAGGCGGCGCCGAGGTTGCCGCCGACGCTGCCGCGGTTGCGGATCTGCGGCGAGCCGACGGTGCGGGCGGCGAGGGCGAGGCCGGGGAGCGGGCCGGACAGTTCGGTGATCACCCGGGCGTACGGGACGGCGGCGCCGAGGCGGACGTCGGGTCCGTCGGTCTGCCATGCGTACAGCTCGCCGATGCGGGTGAGGTCGAGGAGGTGGCTGGGGCGGCGGTGGTCGAAGTTGATCTCGACCATCACATCCGTGCCGCCCGCCAGAGGCACCGCCGCGGGGTGCTCGGCCTTGGCGGCCAGCGCGTCCTCCCAGCGGTCGGGGCGCAGGAAGTCCATGGGCGTTCTCTTCTCGCTCTGGTCCCGCCGCCGGGCCGTGGCCCGCCCGGCCCACCCGGTCCGCCATCGCCCGTCGCCCGCCGCCCGGCCCGCCTCTGCCGGCCGCCCGGCGGCGGGCGGACACGGCCGTACAGGACGGCGTGGGGCGGCGCGGGGGTGGTGCGGGGACGGTCCGGGGACCGTGCTTGGGCCGTTCGGACGGCTCCGGGCGGGTCGGTCGTGGGGGAGGTTTCGGGTGGGGGCCGGCGCCGGGTCGATGCCGCGTGCAGCCAGTACACAGAGGCTTCACCGGAAGGGAGCAGTCACCGAAACCATGAAGCGGTTGGCTGGTCACGCACACCGTCTTGTAGATTCGAACGAAAGGCGGAGCACGGAAACCTCACGGCTTCGCACCGGTAACACGACAACACACGAGAAAGATCGGCGGCGACCCACCATGCGGCTGCGCGCACTGCTGGAGACCGACGCGCTGGGCCTTCGTCTGCTCGGTGGCGAGGACGAGCTCGACCGCACCGTCCGCGGCGTGATGACGACCGATCTGCGCGATCCGAGCCGCTACCTCTCGGGCGGCGAACTGGTCCTCACCGGCCTGGCCTGGCGCCGGGAACCGGCCGACTCGGAGCGTTTCGTCCGCATCCTGGCCTCCGCCGGGGTGGCCGGACTCGCGGCGGGCGAGGCGGAGATCAGCTCCACGCCGGACGACCTGATCGAGGCGTGCGCCCGGCACCGGCTGCCGCTGTTCTCCGTGGACGAGACGGTGTCGTTCGCGTCCATCACCGAGCACGTCGTCCGGCAGGTCTCCGGCGAGCGCGCCGGCGACCTGGCCGCGGTCGTGGACCGGCACCGCCGGCTGATGACCTCGGGCCCGGCGGGCGGCGGCCCGGAGGTCGTCCTGGACCTGCTCGGCTCGGACCTGGACCTCCGCGCCTGGGTCCTGTCCCCCACCGGCCGCCCGATCGCCGGTTCCTCGCTCGCCGGTGCGGGGCCGGCGCTGTCGCCCGACGTCAGCGCCGTGCTGGCGGGCGAGCACCTGGCCGCGGCCCGCTCGGGCCGCCGGGGCCCGCACCGGGTGACGGCGGGCGGCGCCACGTACTCCCTGTTCCCCATCCGCGGCACGTCCGCCGGCCCGGCCGACCCGCGCGAGACCGTCCTCTCGGACTGGCTGCTCGCCGTGGAGGCCGACGCCGGTGACTGGCCGGCCGAACGCCTCGACCTGCTGCACGGCGTCACCCAGCTGATCGCCGTCGAGCGCGAGCGGCGCGAGGCCGCCCGCACGGTCCGCCGCCGGCTGGCGCAGGAGGTGCTGGAGCTCGTCCAGTCGAACGCCGCGCCGGCCGAGATCGCCGCGCGGCTGCGGGTCGCCGCGCCCGTCCTGATGCCCGGGCCGGGCGCCGCCCCGCACTGGCAGGTCGTCGTGGCCCGCGTGGAGTGGACCGACGGCGAGACGGCCGCCGCCCTCCCGGCCGGGCCGATCGCGCAGAGCCTGCTGGAGGAGGCGCTGGTCGCCCCGGACGCGACGGGCACCGAGCCGTCCGAGCGGATCGCCGTCGCCCACACGGACGACGAGGCCGTCGCCCTGGTGCCGCTCCCCGCGGCCCCGGCGGCTCCGGCCGCGACCGCGGCTCAGACGGCCGCCGACGAGGACCGGCAGGCCGGTGCCGGTGCGGGCACCGGCTCTGGCTCTGGCTCCGGCCTGCACGCCGACGCGCTGCTGGCCGCCGTCCGCGCCCCGCTCTCCCGGGGCCTCGACGGCGACGGCCGTCTGACCTTCGGCGTCAGCGCCGCCGTCCACTCGGCGGAGGGCCTGCGCGGCGCCCTGGAGGAGGCCCGGCACGCCCGCCGCGTCGCCGCCGCCCGGCCCGGACGCGTCTGCGCGGCCGGCCACCAGGAGCTGGCCTCGCACGTGCTGCTGCTGCCGTTCGTCCCCGACGACGTGCGCCGCGCG is a window from the Streptomyces mobaraensis genome containing:
- a CDS encoding B12-binding domain-containing radical SAM protein, which encodes MDQPSTSRLEADLFLLHAPSVFDFRERDDMLFAYLSDSDSVNVTSVYEIYPIGWFSIKQRLADHGFETKIVNVASLMLMHPGLDVRRLLARFEAPIFGFDLHWMAHCHGSVELAALVKEVHPEALTIFGGISATYYADELIRYPSVDVVVQGYDTLDPVTELVTRVRQGDRDFRSIPNLLYKDGGEVRATGFSHTPDSDYNNVRNDWSYYREAADGGPSASKLIMTLPNTGCAHDCGWCGGSRFAYRNIMGVRRTLVQKDNDLVVAELRTMGEAAKRTSIYALQCYSENRTRMHQYLDAVKELGYKSVHFEQFSLTPPDILRKMGESTDSYIMLSPESHDLRISKAAGRGNYTMAQMEEWIPRALDAGVKGIMIWYFIGMPYQDRQSVMDTIAYCERLIRKFKGWAALPLICPMVPFLDPGSQFFEEPDKHGYRIHHRTLEEHRRAMVEPLWYRRLNYETRWLDRRQLQDVSYEAIGRLVEIKGEYGVLPSGFCKAVLATIDETRGLLGEMERALLLDGKLPAELRDRMRDYNRKVLAYTNDQIMPVPRPLGGRWFDDATVPPEMIEDLLASSVASSPVSESTPTREA
- a CDS encoding dihydrofolate reductase; translation: MSDASADGGRTSGGRTSNGGTSGGRTTVGLIWAQARDGVIGAGNAIPWHLPEDLAHFKAVTLGHPVVMGRRTWDSLPPRFRPLPGRRNIVVTRDPHWAAGGADRAGSVAEALRLAADGAQDAPTPAEVWVIGGGEIYRAALEYATALAVTEVDVAVDGDTYAPAVDGSWTATEDTGWQSSAAASGLRYRMRRYAR
- a CDS encoding thymidylate synthase encodes the protein MADTQYEDLLRLVLTSGTAKADRTGTGTRSVFGHQLRYDLSQGFPLVTTKKVHLKSIVYELLWFLRGDSNVGWLREHGVTIWDEWADENGDLGPVYGAQWRSWPAPDGRHIDQISEVLDTLRRNPDSRRMIVSAWNVAELDRMALAPCHAFFQFYVADGKLSCQLYQRSADLFLGVPFNIASYALLTHMVAQQVGLEPGDFIWTGGDCHIYDNHVEQVTEQLSRTPFEFPTLRLRQADSLFSYAYSDVEVVDYRHHPAIKAPVAV
- a CDS encoding TetR/AcrR family transcriptional regulator: MTAKSKDSRPGGRSARIRSAVHQAVVDLVGEIGADKVTVPAVARRAGVHPSSVYRRWGTTSALLADVADSRQEEEAPELLGDLRQDLERAAVWTLADLSRPGGVAFFRAEVAPDVDERRAGLRACLERVSARFGAPLEAAAGRGETPPSLERVLDRVVAPLYFRVVFSVPGTDERYARDLVAELCAGHPAGTSG
- a CDS encoding nuclear transport factor 2 family protein, producing MSPYETAHRLGVRFHAFLSAGDWAGIRTLLTDDATWTLPGDNAISGTAEGADAVVERAEKIASYGVDFELLHILVSRENMALSLHNTARRGDVRLDEHLSTVCRLRDGKIAGIETYLSDVDGMNAFFV
- a CDS encoding XdhC family protein, with translation MLDLAEDLHRWCAEGRDFAVATVAAVHGSAPRQPGAALAVDAAGTAIGSVSGGCVEGAVYELCREALESGSARRERFGYSDEDAFAVGLTCGGVIEVLITPVRAADPWRGVYEAALSAAAGGEAVALVRSLSAAEPGALLVRPDGAFSGSLGAATATADDRARALANDRATADDRATAPAADRRAADEAAAFLVTGRTGVLTPVADGAYCGRPAELLIETSVPPPRLIVFGAIDFAAALARVGKFLGHHVTVCDARPVFATRARFPDADEVVVDWPHRYLDGQRHLDPRTAVCVLTHDEKFDIPLLVRALRLPLAYVGAMGSHRTHHARLARLRAAGLGEAELSRLRSPIGLDLGGRTPEETALSIAAEIVAVRRGGSGTPLRGAGVPIHREVAVGVRC
- a CDS encoding NCS2 family permease, whose amino-acid sequence is MTQPSVEPAATAAGASAGSCPPAGRSRLARLDRYFQISARGSTPAREVRGGVTTFMAMSYIVLLNPLILSGKDASGHTLGHAALITATALAAAVCTLLMGVVGRVPLALAAGLGVSGVLSSQVVPHMTWPQAMGMCVLYGGVIVLLVLTGLRELVMNAIPLALKHAITIGIGMFIALIGLVKAGFVHAAKGGGPVTLGPAGELAGWPVLVFCVTLLIVFMLQARNVPGAILIGIVTGTVLAVTVNAVADPGPGTWQSGAPELHGSAVSLPDFSLLGDVSFGGWGSLGALSVGVIVFTLVLAGFFDAMATIIGVGTEAGLADDRGRMPGLSRALLVDGAGGAIGGVTGASGQTVFIESATGVGEGARTGLSSVVTGLLFTACLFFTPLTRMVPGEVAAAALVVIGAMMMSHARHIDWNDRAVAVPAFLTVVLMPFTYSITAGVGAGVIAYTAIRTAEGRWREPGAFMWVLTAVFTVYFALHPIENWLGVT